A stretch of Malus sylvestris chromosome 11, drMalSylv7.2, whole genome shotgun sequence DNA encodes these proteins:
- the LOC126591541 gene encoding cytochrome P450 94C1-like produces the protein MNTPFLSFLPYSFPLYPSLSLSLSLSLSQNMTTLESLCSTFSLVFFSFTSLFSLFSLLIFIIRLRPWCNCHVCRSFLTSSWLGSFDNLCDWYTHLLRKSPTGTIQVHVLGNIITANPENVEHIIKTNFHNYPKGKLFTTILGDLLGRGIFNVDGDAWRFQRKMASLELGSVSVRSYAHEIVSTEIQSRLIPLFASVAGSEGENGVFDLQDLFRRFSFDNICKFSFGLDPECLQLSLPISDFAVAFDLASKLSAERAMTSSPIVWKIKRFFNLGSESQLKEAVNMVDNLAKTMIEQRREMGTFFTQKDLLSRFMANIDDDQYLRDIVVSFLLAGRDTISSGLTSLFYLLAKHPEVKREIREELDHVMGPTREGLATASFDQMRELHYLHAVLYETMRLYPPVQFDSKFCQEDDVLPDGTFVRSGTRVTYHQYAMGRMESIWGSDCLDFKPDRWMKKGVFSPESPYKYPIFQGGERVCLGKELALMEMKCVAVALVRRFDIQVLDPERRPQFVPGLTATVRGGLPIRIKEREG, from the coding sequence ATGAACACCCCCTTCCTTAGCTTCCTTCCTTATTCATTTCCTCtctacccctctctctctctctctctctctctctctctctctcaaaatatGACTACTTTGGAGTCCTTGTGCAGCACCTTCTCCCtcgtcttcttctccttcacaTCCCTGTTTTCATTGTTTTCGTTGCTGATATTCATCATTAGGCTTCGGCCGTGGTGCAACTGCCACGTCTGTCGAAGCTTTCTGACCTCGAGCTGGTTAGGAAGCTTCGACAATCTCTGCGACTGGTACACTCACCTTCTCAGAAAGTCGCCCACCGGAACCATCCAGGTACACGTCCTCGGCAACATCATCACCGCCAATCCAGAAAACGTCGAGCACATAATCAAAACCAACTTCCATAACTACCCAAAAGGCAAGCtattcaccaccatcctcggcGATCTTTTGGGCCGCGGAATCTTCAACGTCGACGGTGATGCGTGGCGGTTCCAGCGTAAGATGGCGAGTTTGGAGCTAGGCAGCGTCTCCGTCCGCTCCTACGCGCACGAGATCGTGAGTACTGAAATCCAATCCAGACTAATTCCGCTATTTGCCTCGGTTGCCGGTAGCGAAGGCGAAAACGGCGTCTTTGACTTGCAGGACCTCTTTCGACGGTTTTCTTTCGACAACATCTGCAAATTCTCTTTCGGATTGGACCCAGAATGTCTCCAGCTGTCCCTTCCGATATCCGACTTCGCGGTCGCCTTTGATTTGGCGTCAAAGCTCTCCGCGGAGCGGGCAATGACGTCTTCGCCGATCGTGTGGAAGATAAAGAGATTTTTCAACCTGGGGTCGGAGAGTCAGCTGAAGGAGGCCGTTAACATGGTGGACAACTTGGCGAAGACCATGATCGAACAGCGTCGTGAAATGGGTACTTTTTTTACGCAGAAGGACCTTCTCTCTCGATTCATGGCCAACATTGACGACGATCAGTACCTCAGAGACATTGTTGTGAGCTTTCTGTTGGCGGGCCGTGACACCATCTCTTCCGGGTTGACCAGCTTGTTTTATTTACTGGCGAAGCACCCGGAAGTGAAGCGGGAGATCCGGGAGGAATTGGATCACGTTATGGGTCCGACCAGAGAGGGGCTTGCGACTGCGAGCTTTGATCAAATGCGGGAATTACACTACTTGCATGCGGTGCTTTATGAGACAATGAGGTTGTACCCGCCAGTACAATTCGATTCCAAGTTTTGTCAGGAGGATGATGTATTACCAGATGGTACTTTTGTACGGAGCGGGACTAGAGTTACGTACCATCAGTACGCAATGGGCCGGATGGAGAGCATTTGGGGTTCCGATTGTCTCGATTTCAAGCCCGATAGGTGGATGAAGAAGGGGGTTTTTTCTCCCGAGAGTCCATACAAGTATCCAATTTTTCAGGGCGGGGAGAGGGTTTGTTTGGGGAAGGAATTAGCGCTGATGGAAATGAAATGTGTCGCGGTCGCACTTGTTAGGAGGTTTGATATTCAGGTTCTGGATCCTGAACGGAGACCGCAGTTTGTCCCCGGCCTCACTGCCACGGTGAGGGGCGGCCTGCCGATTCGGATTAAAGAAAGGGAAGGCTGA